The following nucleotide sequence is from Pseudoclavibacter endophyticus.
ACGGCGAAGGGCACGTGAGCGGCGTGCGCTTCGAGCGGACGGAGCCCGACGGCCGCGGCGGGGTGCGCGGCACGGGCGAGCATCGCGACATCGCCGTGCAGCAGGTCTACCGGGCCGTCGGCTATGCGGGCACGCGCGTCGAGGGCGCGCCGTTCGACGAGCGGACAGGGGTGATCCCGAACATCGAGGGGCGAGTGATGGAAACTGCCGCGCTGGGCGGCGCCGCTGCCGGCGGCGCCGCGGTCGTGCCGGGGCTCTACGCCACGGGTTGGATCAAGCGCGGCCCGGTCGGCCTCATCGGGCACACCAAATCGGATGCGATGGAAACGGTCGCGCATCTCGTTGCCGACGCCCGGGCGGGTGCGCTCCCGGCGCGCGCCGTCGAGGGCGACGTGCTCGAGCTGCTCGACGCGCGCGAGGTGCCCTTCACGACGTGGGATGGCTGGCGGGCGCTCGACGCGCACGAGCGCGAGCTCGGAGCCGGCCACGAGTACCCGCGCGAGCGCGTCAAGGTCGTGCCCCGCAACGAGCAGACGGCGATCTCTCGCGAGGGGGTGCTGGTGCCATGACCCACGACCGGTACGGCACGGGTGCCGTGATGCCGGTCGACGGTACCGGGCTCGACGTGGTCGACGCGCTCGTCATCGGCGGGGGCCCCGCGGGACTTTCCGCGGCCCTCAACCTGGGTCGGGCCCGCGCGAGCGTCGTCGTGGTCGACGCCGACCGTCCCCGCAACGCGGCGACGCTCACGTCGCACGGCTTCCTGACGCGCGACGGCATGCCGCCGCACGAGCTGCGGAGCATCGCCCGCGCCGAGCTCGAGGCCTACCCGTCGGTGCGGCTCCTGCGGCGCACGCGCGTTGCGGCCCTGCACGGCGCCTCGCCGGACGCGCGGTTCTTCGCCGCGCTGGAGGGGCGGGATGCTCCGCCCTCGGTTGCCGCGCGCGCCGTGATCGTCGCGACGGGGTTGCGTGAGACGCTCCCGGACATCCCGAGCATCCGCGGTTTCTACGGCATGTCGCTCTTCAGCTGCGTCGCGTGCGACGGGTGGGAACTGCGGGACCGGCCCCTCGGGCTGATCGGAGAGACCCCCGATCTGGCGGCCCGTGCCCGGCTCATCGCGCGGTGGACACGGCGACTCGTCGTCTTCACCAACGGAGCCGCGACGATCGACGCGGGCGACGAGGCCGAGCTCGCGGCCATCGGCGTGTGCGTCGAGCGCCGCCCGATCGACGACCTCGAAGGCGATCGCGGTGCCGTCACCGCCGTACGCCTCGCCGACGGCGAGTGCGTCGCGATCGAGGGCGGCTTCGTGCGGCCCGTCTGGCACGCGTCGCTCGAGTTCCTCGACCAGCTCGGTGCCGAGCGCGACGACGACGGTCATTTGGTCGTCGACGGGTCGGGGCGCACCTCCGTCGACGGGCTCTACGCGGCCGGCGATGCGGCGTCCCCCGGACCGCAGCAGCTGATCGTCGCAGCCGGGCAGGGGGCGCGCGCCGCGGCGGTGCTCGTGCACGATCACCTCGGCATCGTCACGGCGCACTAGCGTTCTCCCGCCCTCGGTGCTCGGTTCTTGGTCCTCCGCCTCGGGTCTCGGTCCTCGCACTACACTGGCCTCTCGCCGATCGGGAGGGGTCAGCATGCGCGTCACCGTCCGTGCCGTCGAACCGGGCGATCGCGCGGACTGGGACCGGCTGTACGTGGGCTATGCGCGCTTCAACCGGGTGGAGCAGACCGATGAGATGCGCGACCGGGTGTGGGGATGGCTGCTCGACGACGAGCACCCCGTGCGCGCGTTCGTCGCCGTGGCACCGGACGGTGAACTGATCGGACTCGTGCATTACCACGCATTCCCAAGGCCGCTCGCCGCATCGACGGGTTGCTACATCGACGACCTCTTCGTCGCGCCGGAGGGGCGCCGCAGTGACGCGGCGACGCGACTCCTGAAGGCGGTCGCAGACGCCGCCGAGTCGGACGGGCGCACCCTTCTGCGCGGAGTGACGCGCAGCCGCAACTACCGTGCGAGGGTCATCTACGACCGATTCGCGACGCGCACCGACTGGGTCGTCTACGAGCGAACGCCGAACCGGCAGCCGGACGGCGGGACATCGACCACGTGAAAGCGCCCGTCGAGCCGCGGGCGCCGGTAAGGAGCCCGCGGCACGACCCCGCCGCGCCCCCTGTGCCCAGGGCGAACAGGCCACGACGCGGGCCTGCAAGACGGTACGGTCATTGCGACACGAAGGAACGGAGCGACCGTGGCTGAATTCACGCTGCCCAATAGCGTCTTCGACAAGCTGCTCAAAGACCGGATCATCTGGCTCGGGTCTGAGGTGCGCGACGAGAACGCGAACGAGATCTGCGCCAAGATCCTGCTGCTTGCTGCCGAGGACGCCGAGCGCGACATCTACCTCTACATCAACTCGCCCGGAGGCTCGATCACCGCCGGCATGGCCATCTACGACACGATGCAGTTCGTGCCGAACGACATCGTGACCGTGGGCATCGGCATGGCCGCATCGATGGGACAGTTGCTGCTGACCACCGGCGCGCCAGGCAAGCGCTACATCACCCCCAACGCGCGGGTGCTGCTGCACCAGCCGCACGGCGGTTTCGGCGGCACCGCGTCGGACATCCAGACGCAGGCGCAGCTGATCCTCTCGATGAAGCGGCGCCTCGCTCAGATCACCGCCGAACGCACCGGCAAGTCGGTCGAGCAGATCAACGAGGACGGCGACCGCGACCGCTGGTTCACCGCGGACGAGGCCCTCGAGTACGGATTCGTCGACCACATCCGCTCGTCCGCGAGCGACGTCGTCGGCGGCGGTGGCACTGAGAAGGACCCGCCAAACGATGATGACCGCGCGGACGACGACACGAGCAACGACGAGTAGGACAGGAACAGGCATGCACAAGATCCCCGACTTCCAGTCCCGCTACATCCTGCCCTCGTTCGAGGAGCGCACGGCCTACGGCTACAAGCGCCAGGACCCGTACGCGAAGCTGTTCGAAGACCGCATCGTCTTCCTCGGCGTGCAGGTCGACGACGCCTCGGCCGATGACGTCATGGCGCAGCTGCTGGTGCTCGAGAGCCAGGACCCCGACCGCGACATCACGATGTACATCAACTCGCCCGGTGGCTCGTTCACCGCGATGACCGCGATCTACGACACGATGCAGTACATCCGCCCGGAGGTGCAGACGGTTTGCCTCGGGCAGGCCGCCTCGGCCGCAGCCGTGCTGCTCGCCGCGGGCCAGCCCGGCAAGCGGCTCGCGCTGCCGAACGCGCGCGTGCTGATCCACCAGCCCTCGACCGGCGGTGCCGGCCAGGGGCAGGCGAGCGACATCGAGATCCAGGCCAACGAGGTCATGCGCATGCGCACGTGGCTCGAGGAGGCGCTCGCTGGGCACTCGAACAAGACGGCAGAGCAGGTCAACCGCGACATTGAGCGCGACAAGATCCTCTCGGCCGCCGAGGCGCTCGAGTACGGGCTCATCGATCAGGTGCTCACGAGCCGCAAGGGCGCCCAGCCCGTCATCGTCGACTAACTGTCCCGCACTCACGAGGGCTGAGGAGCGGCTCGATCCCCGGCGGGGTCGGGCCGCTCCTCAGTCCTCGACGCGTCTCGGTCGCCGGTGGGATCAGAGGCCCAAGGGCCCGAGCACCGTCGGGGCCGTGTTGAGCACGATGACCACGCCGATGATGCCGATCAGCCACGAGAACGTCGAGTCGGCATTCTTGCTCAGCCAGGCCTCGAACCTGCGCAGGGGCGCCTCGACGCGGCCGCCGGCGACGACCCGCGCGACCAGCAGGACGAGCGCCGGCAGCAGCATGACGGTGCAGTATCCCGCGACACCGAGCAGCGGCAGCGGCGCCGCGAGGCCTGACTGGGAGAGCAGCCCGATCGCTGCGAGGTACGGCAGCAGCGTCGCGATCTCAGCGACGCCGGCCATGAGGGCGAGGCCCATGAGCGCCGCGAGCGAACCGGATGCGCCGGGTCGCGCGCCCGTCTCGGTTTCGGTCCGTAGCCGCGCCGCGCCGCCGCCGGCATCGGCCGCGCCGGAGGCGGCCCAAGGCGACGTCTCGCGCGCGTCGTCGCCCATCGCGATGCGGCGCCATCGGCTGATGCGCCCCTCGCCGCGACCGGCCCGGCGCGCCTTCGCGGCCTTCGTGTCGCGCGCGAAGCTCCACCAGATCAACAGCCCACCGATCGCAAGCAACAGCGTCCGCCCGAACGGGCTTTCGAGCACGCCCGCCGCGATGTCGGCGATGGAGGCCGCGCCGAACAGCAGCAGCGCGCCGATGGCGAAATAGAACAGGCCGAGTGTCGCAAGGTAGACGAGCATCCGGCCGACGCGCACGCGGCCGGGCGTGAGCAGCAGCCAGATGGGGATGGCGAGGGTGCCGAAGCTGGTGGAATCGACGAGCGCGAGCACCGCGATGATGGCGATGAGCGGCGCGCCCGAGCTGAGCAGGTCGGTGAACATGGCACCAGCCTCGGGCGAGCGGCCCTCGTGCGCATCGCGCGAAGGTCACGGGCGCGCGTCTGACTTTGGTCGGACGTCGCCGCCCGTCCGTGCGACCATGCTTGGCATCATGACTCGACGACCCTTCGCGTCCGGGTCCGCGTCCGGAGCCACCCCCGCTGCCGCGGGGCGGACTCGGACGCCGCGGCCCGTGCTCAGCGACGTCATCAACGCGGTGATGGTGGCGGGGCTCGGCGTCGTGCTCATCGCCGTTGGCGGCACGGGCTCCTCGGGGATGCCGCAGGCGTTCGAGCCGTCGACGCACTGGTGGCACCTGGCTCCGCTGGCCCTCGCGTGCGCCGCGATCTCGGTGCAGTCGAGGCGGCCCGTGCCCGCGTTCGCCGTCGCCACCATCGCCGTCCTGATCGACGCTGCTATGGGCCTGCAGCTCGCGCTCGTCATCGCCTGGTCGAACCCGATCTACGCGGTCGGCCGGTTCGCGCGCGCTTCCGTGCGTCGCGGCATCTCGATCGGCGCGGTCGTCGCAACGCTGCTCGCCGCGCCCGCGATCGTGGTGCTCGGCGGCGACGTAAGCGCGGCCATGACGACGACACTCCAGATCGGCGCGGTCGTCGCGATCGCCCTGTGGTGGAGCGCAGAGGTGCGGGCAGGCGACGAGGCGGCAGCGGCCGAGCGCCGCCGCGCCGCCGACGCCGCGCGGCTCGCCGAGCTCGCGAGCGCCGAAACCGTGCGGGCGGAGCGCGGCGCCATGGCACGCGACCTCCACGACCTCATCTCATCGCGGCTCTCGGCGATCGCCCTGCAGACGACGGCCACCCTGCAGCTCGAACCCGACGCAGCGCGCGAACGTCGAATCGTCGGCGAGGTGCGGCGCGAATCGGTCGCAGCGCTCGACGACATGCGTGACCTGATCCGCCTCCTTCGGTCGCCGGGGGACGAGCCCGATGGTCTCGTCGTCGGCGGGCTCGAAACGCTCGATGACGTCATCTCCCGGTTCCGTGCGGCGGGCCTCGACCTCGTCGAGGCCGACGCTCCAGCGGCCCTCGAGGGCATCGATCGCGAGGCCGAACGGACGCTCGTGCTCGTGGCGCGCGAAGCGCTGACCAACGCCTTCAAGCACGGTTCGGGCCGCGCGGCGCTGCGGCTCACGGCCGAAACCGACCGGGCGCGGTTCGTGATCGAGAACCCGATCGGCGGCGGTGCAGCAGAACGTCAACCGGGGGGCGACCACCCGCGGCCTGGCCTGGGCGCGGGAATCGGACTCGACGCCATGCGCGAGCGGCTCGAAGCGGTCGGCGGCTCGCTCGAGATTTCGACGGTCGACGGGGCGTCGAGCGGTCGGGCGACGTGGCGGCTCGCGGCGAGCGTGCCCCTGTCTGGTGCGGCGTCGCGGGGGGAGGCAGCATGACGACGGTGTTGATCGCCGACGACCACGCCGCGATTCGCGCGGGGCTGCGCATGGTGCTTGAACACGCCGACGGCATCGAGGTGGTCGGAGAGGCCGCCGACGGCGCTGTCGCGATCCGGAACGCGCGAGCCCTGCGCCCCGACGTCGTGCTGATGGACGTTCGGATGCCCGGCACCGACGGCATCGAGGCGACACGCGAACTCGCGGCGGCCGGTATGGCCGTGCTGGTGCTGACGAGCTACGACGGAGACGAAGCGGTGTTCGGCGCCATCCGGGCCGGGGCAGCGGGCTTCCTGTTGAAGACGGTCGAGGCCGGCGATCTGATCGAGGCCGTGCGTCGCGTCGCCCAGGGCGAGGGGGCGATCGCGCCGAGCGTGGCGCGCCGCATCCTCGCCGCCGTCGCGGGTAGCGAGGTCGGTCCTTCCAGCGCGGATGGCCATCGCGATGGCGCGCCACGGGGCGGCCTCGGCGCCGAGGCGGCGGCGCGCGTGGCATCGGCCGGACTCACCGAGCGCGAACTCGAGCTGCTCGGTGAGATCGGCCGCGGCGCGTCGAACGGCGCCATCGCACGGCGCCTCGGCATCACCGTCGGCACGACGAAATCGCACGTGTCGAGCATCCTCGCCAAACTCGGCCTCGAGTCGAGGACCCAGGCGGCACTGGTCGCTCGCGACGCCGGCGTCGCCTGACGCGGCGGCGGATGCGTGTCGGGCGGCGAGCGCGCGCCCGCAGTCTCGCGCGGGGCGGCATGACGCACGGTCCGCGTTCGTGGTGACGTCCTATCGTCGATCACGTGACCACGAACCCGAGCCCGAAATTCGACCCGAGCCCGCAATTCGTCATCCTCGGCGCCTGGGGCGACCTCGCTTCGCGCCTGCTGCTGCCAGGACTCGCATCCCTCATCGCCCATCGAAGCGAGTTCGCGCCCAGGCTCCTCGGGGTCGGTCGCGCGCCCGACGGCGAGGGCGGTGACAGTTGGTCGGCGCTGGTGCGGGTGAAGCTCGAATCGGCCGGCGAGGAACGGGCGGAACGCGCGGCGGCCCAAGCCGAGTACGTGCAGTGCGACCTCCTCGACGAGTACGACGTGCGCGCGCTGGTCGACCGGCTCGAAACCGGGTGCGTGCTGTACTTCGCGCTTCCCCCTTCGGTGACCGGAGAGCTCGTCGAGTTGCTCGCGCGCACGGGAGTGCCCGAGGGGACGCGACTCGCCCTCGAGAAGCCGATCGGAACGAGCGAGAGCGCAGCGCGCGAGCTCAACGCGGCGGCGCAGCGGCTCGTGCCGGAAGACCGGATCTTCCGCGTCGACCACTTCCTCGGCAACGCGCTCGTGCTGAACGTGCTCGGCGTTCGCTTCGCGAATCAGGTGTTCGAGCCCCTCTGGAACCGCACGTACGTCGAGCGCGTCGAGATCGTCTACGACGAGGACCTCACGGTGGAGGGCCGCGGCGACTTCTACGACGGCACGGGCGCGCTCGTCGACATGCTGCAATCGCACCTGCTGCTCGTGAGCGCGATCGTCTGCATGGACGAGCCGAGCCGCATCGACCCCGTCGAGTTCCGCGATCTGATGGCGCACGCGCTGCGGGCGATGCGCGTGTACGACGGCGATCCCGTCGCATCGAGCCGCCGAGCCCGGTACACGGCCGGCCGCATCGGCGACCGGGAAGTGCCCGATTACACGGATGAACCCGGGGTCGACGGTCGGCGCGGCACCGAGACGCTCGCGGAGGTCACGCTCGAGGTGCGCTCGCAGCGCTGGGCCGGGGTGCCGATCGTGCTGCGCAGCGGCAAGGCGCTCGGGCGGCAGCGGCGCGTGATCCGCCTGCTCATGCGCCCGGTGCCCGTCGTGCCCGTCGGCCTCGCGGGTGAGGCCGCGCCCAACGTGCTCGAGCTCGATCTCGGCACGGGCGACTTCACGCTCGGCGTCGTGACGAGCGCCGTTGACGACCCACAAACCCTCGACCGCGCCGTGCTCCGCGCGCGGCTCGGCCGTTCGGCGCTCACGCCGTACGGCGAAGTGCTCGAGATGCTGATCGACGGCGACCCGCTCCTGAGCGTGCGCGACGACGTGTCCGAGCGCTGCTGGGCGATCGTGCAGCCGGTTCGGGACGCGTGGGCGTCGGATGCGGTGCCGCTCGAGACGTATGCGGCCGGCACCGACGGACCTGGGGAGTGGTCGACGAGCGCCGGCTGATCAGGCGGAGCCGTCGTCGCCCGGGCCATGCCCCGCGAGCGCCGACGCGGCCATGATGAGGCCGATGTGCGAGAACGCCTGCGGGAGATTGCCGATCTGCCTCTGGAGCTCGGGGGAGTACTGCTCGGCCATGAGCCCGACGTCGTTCGTCGTGCCGAGCAGCCGCTCCATGAGATCGACGGCATCGTCGCGGCGGCCGATCTGCGCGTAGGCGATGACGAGCCAGAAGCAGCAGATGAGAAACGGGTGCTCGTCGCCGCTCAGTCCGTCGACGCCTGATTCCGTGCGGTAGCGAAGCACGAGACCGTCGCGGAGCAGGTCATTCTCGATCTGTTCGACCGTCCGCACGAACCTGGGGTCGTCCGCATCCACGATGCCGATGGTGGCCAGGAGCAGGAGCGACGCGTCGACCTCCGTCGTCTCGTCGTGCTGCGTGAAGTGCCCTCGCTCCTCGTGGTGGCCGCGCGTCAGGACGTCCTCGCGCGCCGCGTCGCGCACTTCGGCCCACCGGGCGACATCGCCGGGCAGATCGTACGTGGTCGCGGCGCGAATGCCGCGGTCGAAGGCCGCCCACACCATGGCCTTCGAGTGCGTGAACGATCGGCGGGGGCCGCGTACCTCCCAGATGCCGTTGTCGGGCTCCGCCCACGTCTCGGCGAGCCCGTCGAGCAGCAGTCGCTGCAATTGCCACGTGTCTCGATCTCCGTAGATTCCCTCGTTCCGGAGCAGCTCGAGCGCGATCATGACCTCGCCGAGCACGTCGGTCTGTCGTTGCGTGTGGGCGCCGTTGCCGATGCGAACGGGCTGGGAACCCTCGTAGCCGGGCAGGTGGTCGAGCTCTCGTTCCGCGAGGTCGCGGCCGCCATCGACCTCGTACATGATGAGCAGCTGCTTGACGTCGCCCGCGGCCGCGCGGATCAGCCAGTTTCGCCATGCCGCCGTGCCGTCCGCGAAGCCGGCGTGCACGAGTGCCTCGACCGTGAGCGCCGCGTCGCGGAGCCACGAGAACCGGTAGTCCCAGTTCCGGCTCCCGCCGAGTGTCTCGGGGAGGGACGTGGTGACGGCGGCGACGATGCCGCCCGTGTCGACGTGGGTGAGCGCTCGCAGGACGAGGACGGATCGGCGCACCTGGTCCTCGTAGGGGCCGCGATACGCGAGGTCGCCGATCCAGGATCGCGACTCGGCGATCGTGGCCTCGAGCCGCTCGACCTCGTCGATCGGGGGCGGAACGGGGCGGTGCGAGGGCCCCCAGACGAGGTCGAAGGCGATGCGGTCTCCCTCGGAGAGCGTGAACCGGTCGCGATGCCGCGGCCACTCGGAGGTCGGCATGCGCGGGCCGCGAAGCGTCACGCTGTCGGCTCCCGCGACGCACCGGAGGGCGTCGAGTTCATGGCCGCTCCAGTTCTCGGTGACGCGGGTGACCCACGGGACCGTCGCGCCGTAGTTGAAGCAGATGACGAGCTCGTGCACGAACGTCATCTCGCCTTCGAGGACCTCGACGGCGCGGACGACATCGGCACGCTGTTCGCCCGTCGGCATGAAGTCGATGACGCGCGCCTTGCCGCTCGCGGTCGTGTAGGTCGATTCAAGCACCAGGGTGTCATCGAGGTAGCGGCGCGTGCACGTTGCGTCGCCGTCAGGGGCCAGCAGCCAACGGCCGTTCGACTCGTCGCCGAGGAGCGCGGCGAAACACGCATGCGAATCGAAGCGCGGCAGACACAACCAGTCGATCGACCCGTCCATGCCGACGAGTGCTGCCGAACGCCGGTCACCGATGAGGGCATAGGTTTCGAGGGGTTTCGACATGTCCCGAGGCTACGGGGCGAGCGTGAACCGGGGCGTGCCGAGCCGGGGGCGTCGCCTGACGCCATTTGTCGTTGGGCCGGGTTAGGCTGGGCAACCGACGATCTGGGAGGAACGCATGGCACGCATCGGCGAGAGCGGCGACCTGCTCAAGTGCTCGTTCTGCGGGAAGAGCCAGAAGCAGGTCAAACAGCTCATCGCGGGCCCAGCCGTCTACATCTGCGACGAGTGCGTCGAACTCTGCAACGAGATCATCGAAGAGCGCATGGCAGACGCCCACGACGAGGTCGTCTCCGATTTCGTGCTGCCGAAGCCGCGTGAGATCTTCGCCTATCTCGAAGAGTTCGTCATCGGGCAAGACGAGGCCAAGCGCGCGCTGGCGGTGGCCGTCTACAACCACTACAAGCGCATCCGCGCGTTGGGGCAGATCACCTCCGCCGAAGACCGGGCAGACGAGGTCGAGATCGCGAAGAGCAACATTATGCTCATCGGGCCGACCGGCTGCGGCAAGACCTATCTCGCGCAGTCGCTGGCCAAGCGCCTCAACGTGCCGTTCGCGGTCGCCGACGCCACGGCGCTGACCGAAGCCGGCTACGTGGGCGAAGACGTCGAGAACATCCTCCTCAAGCTGCTGCAGGCCGCCGACTACGACGTCAAGCGAGCCGAGACGGGCATCATCTATATCGACGAGGTCGACAAGATCGCCCGCAAGGCAGAAAACCCGTCGATCACCCGCGACGTGTCCGGTGAGGGCGTGCAGCAGGCGTTGCTGAAGATCATCGAGGGCACGGTCGCCTCGGTGCCTCCGCAGGGAGGCCGCAAGCATCCGCAGCAGGAGTTCATCCAGCTCGACACCACGAACGTGCTCTTCATCGTCGCCGGCGCGTTCGCCGGGCTTGAGGACATCATCTCCCAGCGCGCGGGCAAGAAGGGCATCGGTTTCGGGGCGCCGATCCACTCGAAGGACGAGACCCGCGACATCTTCAGCGAGGTCATGCCGGAAGACCTGCACAAGTTCGGCCTCATCCCCGAGTTCATCGGACGTCTCCCCGTCATCACGACGGTGTCGCCGCTTGACCGCGAGGCCCTCATCGAGATTCTGACCACCCCGCGGAACGCGCTTGTGAGGCAATACCAGAAGTTGTTCGAGATCGACGGGGTCGAGCTCGAGTTCGATCGCGACGCGCTCGTCGAGATCGCCGATCTCGCCGTCAAACGCGAGACCGGCGCGAGGGGGCTCCGCGCCATCCTCGAGGAGGTGCTCGCGCCCGCCATGTTCGAGGTGCCGAGCGACGAAGATGCGGGGCGCGTGTGCATCACGCGCGATGTCGTGCTGCAGAACGCGGCGCCCACCATTCTTCCGCGTCCCGCGCTCCGCGCCGAGAAATCGGCGTAGGCCCCCGCGGCCTCCCCCCAGCCGGACGCCCTCCGGTTTCGGCGTGACGCCGAGACCGCTGGCCGGAAACACCGTGTGCCGCCTGGCACCCTCCTGGCGTGTTCCGCAGCGAGCGTCAGGTGTTCGCCCTGATACGGCAGAATGCGCGCGTGCCACCGAGATCCCGCCTCGTGTCGATGCTCGCCGTGTCGGCCATCGCCCTCGCGCTCGGCGGCTGCGCGCGCGGCGCCGAGCCGGCGCCGACCGTGCCGGAGCTGACGTACGCGGGAGCGCCGGAGGATGATCCGGAAGCGAGCGGGGCCGGGGTGACCCCGACGACGAGTGGCGCGACGACGGCGCCCGCCGAGACGAACGACGCCGGCGACCCCGATGCGGTACCGAGCGCCTCCCCGGCGGTCAACGCCGCCCTCCAGTACGCGGCGATCGGCGGCAGTGAGATCACGGGCACGTGGTCGGGTGGATGCTCGGTGCAGCCGCCGGTCGGTGTCTCGGCCATGGAATGGCGCGGTTCCGACCTCGCGGTCGCCGACGGCAGCACGCTGACCGAGATCACGGTGGTGATGTCGATCGCGTCGAAGGCGGCCGACGGCACGCCCAACGTCTCGCATTTTCGCGTGCACGGCGCGTTCGGCGATGGCCGCACGTTCGACTCGAACTGGGCGCCGTACTACCAGTGGGGCGAGGTCTGGGCCTCGTCGGCAGAGGGCGTGTACACCTTCCACTACGATTCGCCGGACATCATCGGCACCTTCGAGCTGCGGGTCTACTGCGACGACCGGATCGCGTAGCCGTGGGCAGGTCGCCGGCACGGATGGCATGCTCGGGTCGGCTCGAGATCTGAAAGTACAGTGGCAGTGGGCCCGTTCGATCGAGGTCGTCGAACAGGTGATCGCACTGGGCTGCCGCCTCAGGGCACCAGCCCGATCCCCGCGTGAACCGACACGAAGAAGGACGAAGCAGATGAGCACGATCGACACGAGCACGAGCACGAGCACGCGGACCGGTTCGGCGACGACGCCGGATGCTCCGGTCATTCCCCACTGGATCGACGGGGCCGCGTTCGCCCCCGAGAACGGCCGCACGGCACCGGTGTTCAACCCGGCGACGGGCGAGGTGACGGCGCGCGTCGCGCTGGCCGACGAGGCCGAGATCGATGCGGCCATCGCGTCGGCGCACGCCGGGTTCGAGACCTGGTCGCGGTTCTCGATCGCGAAGCGGCAGACGGTGCTGTTCGCGTTCCGGGAGCTGCTGAACGCACGCCGGGACGAGCTCGCGCAAATCATCTCGCGCGAACACGGCAAGGTCGTGTCGGATGCCATGGGCGAGATCCTGCGCGGCCAGGAGGTCGTCGAGCTCGCGACCGGGTTCCCGCATCTCATCAAGGGCGCGTTCAGCGAGAATGCGTCAACCGGCATCGACGTCTACTCGCTCAAGCAGCCCCTCGGCGTCGCCGGAATCATCAGCCCGTTCAACTTTCCCGCGATGGTGCCGATGTGGTTCTTCCCCGTCGCGATCGCCGCGGGCAACGCGGTCGTCGTGAAGCCGTCGGAGAAGGACCCGTCTGCGTCGATCTGGCTCGCCGAGCTGTGGGCCGAGGCGGGGCTGCCGAGGGGTGTTTTCACGGTGCTGCAGGGCGACAAGCTCGCGGTCGACGGGCTGCTGACCGACGAGCGGGTGCAGTCGATCTCGTTCGTCGGATCGACCCCGATCGCCAAGTACATCTATGAGACCGCCTCGAAGCACGGCAAGCGGGTGCAGGCCCTCGGTGGCGCGAAGAACCACATGCTCGTGCTGCCCGACGCCGACCTCGACCTCGTCGCCGACCAGGCCGTCAACGCCGGCTACGGCGCCGCCGGCGAACGGTGCATGGCGATCTCGGTCGTCCTCGCCGTCGAGCCGGTCGCCGACGAACTCGTCGCGAAGATCCGTGAGCGCATCGCCGGGCTGCGCGTCGGCAACGGCGGGGGCGGCCCCGAGGGGGAGCCCGACCTCGGCCCGCTGATCACGGCGCAGCACCGCGAAAAGGTGTCGGGGTATGTCGACATCGCCGAGGCCGATGGCGCGACCGTCGTTGTCGATGGCCGCACCCTCACGGTCGAGGGGCACGAGAACGGATTCTTCTTCGGGCCGACCCTGCTCGACCACGTGCCGACCACCTCGCGCTCGTACCAGGAGGAGATCTTCGGCCCCGTGCTCCAGGTCGTGCGCGTGCAGACCTTCGACGAGGGCGTCGAACTCATCAACTCCGGCCAGTTCGGCAACGGCACGGCGATCTTCACCAAC
It contains:
- a CDS encoding response regulator; translated protein: MTTVLIADDHAAIRAGLRMVLEHADGIEVVGEAADGAVAIRNARALRPDVVLMDVRMPGTDGIEATRELAAAGMAVLVLTSYDGDEAVFGAIRAGAAGFLLKTVEAGDLIEAVRRVAQGEGAIAPSVARRILAAVAGSEVGPSSADGHRDGAPRGGLGAEAAARVASAGLTERELELLGEIGRGASNGAIARRLGITVGTTKSHVSSILAKLGLESRTQAALVARDAGVA
- a CDS encoding GAP family protein gives rise to the protein MFTDLLSSGAPLIAIIAVLALVDSTSFGTLAIPIWLLLTPGRVRVGRMLVYLATLGLFYFAIGALLLFGAASIADIAAGVLESPFGRTLLLAIGGLLIWWSFARDTKAAKARRAGRGEGRISRWRRIAMGDDARETSPWAASGAADAGGGAARLRTETETGARPGASGSLAALMGLALMAGVAEIATLLPYLAAIGLLSQSGLAAPLPLLGVAGYCTVMLLPALVLLVARVVAGGRVEAPLRRFEAWLSKNADSTFSWLIGIIGVVIVLNTAPTVLGPLGL
- a CDS encoding ATP-dependent Clp protease proteolytic subunit, whose product is MAEFTLPNSVFDKLLKDRIIWLGSEVRDENANEICAKILLLAAEDAERDIYLYINSPGGSITAGMAIYDTMQFVPNDIVTVGIGMAASMGQLLLTTGAPGKRYITPNARVLLHQPHGGFGGTASDIQTQAQLILSMKRRLAQITAERTGKSVEQINEDGDRDRWFTADEALEYGFVDHIRSSASDVVGGGGTEKDPPNDDDRADDDTSNDE
- a CDS encoding sensor histidine kinase: MTRRPFASGSASGATPAAAGRTRTPRPVLSDVINAVMVAGLGVVLIAVGGTGSSGMPQAFEPSTHWWHLAPLALACAAISVQSRRPVPAFAVATIAVLIDAAMGLQLALVIAWSNPIYAVGRFARASVRRGISIGAVVATLLAAPAIVVLGGDVSAAMTTTLQIGAVVAIALWWSAEVRAGDEAAAAERRRAADAARLAELASAETVRAERGAMARDLHDLISSRLSAIALQTTATLQLEPDAARERRIVGEVRRESVAALDDMRDLIRLLRSPGDEPDGLVVGGLETLDDVISRFRAAGLDLVEADAPAALEGIDREAERTLVLVAREALTNAFKHGSGRAALRLTAETDRARFVIENPIGGGAAERQPGGDHPRPGLGAGIGLDAMRERLEAVGGSLEISTVDGASSGRATWRLAASVPLSGAASRGEAA
- a CDS encoding ATP-dependent Clp protease proteolytic subunit, which encodes MHKIPDFQSRYILPSFEERTAYGYKRQDPYAKLFEDRIVFLGVQVDDASADDVMAQLLVLESQDPDRDITMYINSPGGSFTAMTAIYDTMQYIRPEVQTVCLGQAASAAAVLLAAGQPGKRLALPNARVLIHQPSTGGAGQGQASDIEIQANEVMRMRTWLEEALAGHSNKTAEQVNRDIERDKILSAAEALEYGLIDQVLTSRKGAQPVIVD
- a CDS encoding NAD(P)/FAD-dependent oxidoreductase; its protein translation is MTHDRYGTGAVMPVDGTGLDVVDALVIGGGPAGLSAALNLGRARASVVVVDADRPRNAATLTSHGFLTRDGMPPHELRSIARAELEAYPSVRLLRRTRVAALHGASPDARFFAALEGRDAPPSVAARAVIVATGLRETLPDIPSIRGFYGMSLFSCVACDGWELRDRPLGLIGETPDLAARARLIARWTRRLVVFTNGAATIDAGDEAELAAIGVCVERRPIDDLEGDRGAVTAVRLADGECVAIEGGFVRPVWHASLEFLDQLGAERDDDGHLVVDGSGRTSVDGLYAAGDAASPGPQQLIVAAGQGARAAAVLVHDHLGIVTAH
- a CDS encoding GNAT family N-acetyltransferase, encoding MRVTVRAVEPGDRADWDRLYVGYARFNRVEQTDEMRDRVWGWLLDDEHPVRAFVAVAPDGELIGLVHYHAFPRPLAASTGCYIDDLFVAPEGRRSDAATRLLKAVADAAESDGRTLLRGVTRSRNYRARVIYDRFATRTDWVVYERTPNRQPDGGTSTT